From the Natrarchaeobaculum aegyptiacum genome, one window contains:
- a CDS encoding ABC transporter permease, producing the protein MSIGESQLEGDRDPGDEPEVGPSRGWRHTLRRVRRDATARWGMYVVAFVLLITLYTAVDSNLSRLTLGMVSDYAFAEALPIFDHPTQIPPPGEGSPHEPPAFHASGSLEYPLGTDGAGRDYFTRVVYGAQVSVTVGIVSTGLALIGGTIVGSVAGFYGGRIDDALMRAVETLYAIPPLILIIVFTEFASAGQADIQYAIAGIGLAFIPVFARIIRSEVLSVREMDYIEAARAAGVKDRTVIRRHVVPNSFAPVLVYATLQIGVMILLVAGLSFLGYGAQPPTPDWGQMLSDSHDEMHGNVWLSIWPGLAIMITIMGFNLFGDGLQDALDPRLDD; encoded by the coding sequence ATGTCGATCGGCGAATCACAACTCGAGGGCGACCGGGACCCCGGCGACGAGCCCGAGGTTGGGCCCTCGAGAGGGTGGCGACACACTCTCAGGCGAGTCAGGCGGGACGCGACCGCCCGGTGGGGGATGTACGTCGTCGCGTTCGTCCTGCTGATCACCCTCTACACGGCGGTCGACAGTAACCTCTCGCGGCTGACCCTCGGGATGGTCTCCGATTACGCGTTCGCGGAGGCGCTGCCGATCTTCGACCACCCGACGCAGATTCCGCCGCCCGGCGAGGGAAGCCCACACGAACCCCCCGCGTTCCACGCCTCGGGCTCGCTCGAGTACCCGCTGGGGACCGACGGCGCGGGCCGAGATTACTTCACGCGGGTCGTCTACGGCGCGCAGGTGTCGGTCACCGTCGGGATCGTTTCGACGGGGCTCGCGCTGATCGGCGGGACGATCGTCGGGTCCGTCGCCGGGTTCTACGGCGGCCGGATCGACGACGCGCTGATGCGAGCCGTCGAGACGCTGTACGCGATCCCGCCGTTGATCCTGATCATCGTCTTCACGGAGTTCGCGAGCGCGGGGCAGGCGGACATCCAGTACGCGATCGCCGGGATCGGGCTGGCGTTTATCCCCGTGTTCGCCCGGATCATCCGCAGCGAGGTGCTGAGCGTCCGGGAGATGGACTACATCGAGGCCGCGCGTGCGGCGGGAGTCAAAGATCGGACCGTGATCCGCCGACACGTCGTCCCGAACAGCTTCGCACCGGTGCTGGTGTACGCGACGCTCCAGATCGGCGTGATGATCCTGCTGGTCGCCGGGCTCTCCTTCCTCGGCTACGGCGCCCAGCCCCCGACGCCCGACTGGGGCCAGATGCTCTCTGACTCCCACGACGAGATGCACGGAAACGTCTGGCTCTCGATCTGGCCCGGCCTCGCGATCATGATCACCATCATGGGCTTCAACCTGTTCGGCGACGGCCTCCAGGACGCCCTCGATCCGCGGCTCGACGACTGA
- a CDS encoding DUF7556 family protein, translated as MATNPHAMTDADTIVGSIDSSNRGHGEEYVIADISADGAWLSMEAEAAPQLPAWR; from the coding sequence ATGGCGACGAACCCCCACGCCATGACAGACGCCGACACCATCGTCGGCTCGATCGACTCGAGCAACCGCGGCCACGGCGAGGAGTACGTAATTGCGGACATCTCCGCTGACGGCGCGTGGCTCTCGATGGAAGCGGAAGCTGCACCGCAGCTTCCAGCGTGGCGGTAG
- a CDS encoding ABC transporter ATP-binding protein yields MDARSGPEPADGSYDDVLLEVDGLTKHFTQESGFLGGLEFDPGSFPPVSIERERVRAVDDVSFAVRRGETLGLVGESGCGKSTLGRTILRLLEPTDGRIVFQGEDLADLGGEALRQTRSDIQMVFQDPQSSLDPRMTVGQIVEEPMWAHDMLDDAGRADRARWLLERVGLEASHYDRYPHEFSGGQRQRVNLARALSVEPDFVVCDEAVSALDVSVQAQVLNLMADLQEEFGLTYLFIAHDLSVIRYVADRVAVMYLGKLVELAETDVLFENPKHPYTEALLESIPVPDPRDEGARGVLEGEVPSPVDPPSGCRFRTRCPRLIAPDGYDLTDEEWTQTRTFLRAVTRRTLEPTSGDDIRREFFGGDLPRGEAGDVLAEAIDLLATDRDRGDDDDREARWERASDLLEGAFAEQSICALEEPAYWLESETADDDRYAACHLNRE; encoded by the coding sequence ATGGACGCACGGTCCGGGCCAGAACCAGCCGACGGCAGCTACGACGACGTCCTCCTCGAGGTCGACGGGCTGACGAAACACTTCACGCAGGAGTCGGGCTTTCTCGGCGGCCTCGAGTTCGATCCGGGGTCGTTTCCGCCGGTGTCGATCGAGCGCGAGCGCGTCCGGGCCGTCGACGACGTGAGCTTCGCGGTTCGTCGCGGAGAGACCCTCGGGCTGGTCGGCGAGAGCGGCTGTGGCAAGAGCACCCTCGGTCGAACGATCCTGCGGCTGCTCGAGCCGACCGACGGCCGGATCGTCTTTCAGGGGGAGGATCTGGCCGATCTCGGCGGTGAGGCGCTTCGGCAGACCCGGTCTGACATCCAGATGGTCTTTCAGGACCCCCAGTCGTCGCTCGACCCGCGGATGACCGTCGGCCAGATCGTCGAAGAACCGATGTGGGCCCACGACATGCTCGACGACGCGGGCCGGGCCGACCGGGCACGGTGGCTCCTAGAGCGGGTCGGCCTCGAGGCCAGCCACTACGATCGGTATCCCCACGAGTTCTCCGGCGGGCAGCGACAGCGGGTGAACCTCGCGCGGGCGCTCTCGGTCGAACCGGACTTCGTCGTCTGCGACGAGGCCGTCTCGGCGCTCGACGTCTCGGTGCAGGCGCAGGTGCTGAACCTGATGGCGGACCTCCAGGAGGAGTTCGGCCTCACCTACCTCTTCATCGCCCACGACCTCTCGGTCATCCGGTACGTCGCCGACCGGGTCGCCGTCATGTACCTCGGCAAGCTGGTCGAACTGGCAGAAACCGATGTCCTGTTCGAGAACCCGAAACACCCCTACACCGAGGCGCTGCTCGAGTCCATCCCCGTTCCGGATCCGCGGGACGAGGGCGCTCGCGGCGTGCTCGAGGGAGAGGTCCCGAGCCCGGTCGATCCACCCTCGGGCTGTCGGTTCCGGACGCGCTGCCCCAGACTCATCGCCCCCGATGGCTACGACCTCACCGACGAGGAGTGGACACAGACGCGAACGTTCCTCCGGGCCGTGACCCGCCGGACGCTCGAGCCGACGTCCGGCGACGACATTCGCCGGGAGTTCTTCGGTGGGGACCTGCCGCGAGGGGAGGCCGGGGACGTGCTCGCGGAGGCCATCGACCTGCTCGCGACCGACCGCGACCGTGGCGACGACGACGACCGCGAAGCCCGGTGGGAACGGGCGAGCGACCTGCTCGAGGGGGCGTTCGCCGAGCAGAGTATCTGTGCACTGGAAGAGCCAGCGTACTGGCTCGAGTCTGAGACGGCCGACGACGATCGGTACGCGGCCTGTCACCTGAATCGAGAGTGA
- a CDS encoding ABC transporter permease — protein MGLLRYTIVRLLQAIPVLIGVSIITFALANLAPGDPVRLMLAGAEVDEELVRQIEAQYGLDRPLHERYLTYMEGLVQGDLGYSIHRDRPVADLVAQRLGPTLLLVLSAYAFAVVTAIPLGILAAKRRNEAADHVSRIVALFGVSTPSFWIGIMLIIVFAIQLGWLPAAGLVYPWLGPEGYDWIDTWPELLYQTVRHLLLPTIALGTLQMATLMRVERTQMVDSLHAEHVKLARAYGVPERTILRKHAFRPAQLPIVTIVGLNLSTALGGAVLIEYVFDIPGLGRLFFEAIQGLDYQLIVGVTMIIATVFVIGVVITDISYAYIDPRVTYGERE, from the coding sequence ATGGGCCTGCTCCGATACACGATCGTTCGCCTGCTGCAAGCGATCCCCGTGTTGATCGGCGTCTCGATCATCACGTTCGCGCTCGCGAACCTGGCACCGGGGGACCCGGTCCGGCTGATGCTGGCCGGCGCCGAGGTCGACGAGGAACTCGTCCGGCAGATCGAGGCCCAGTACGGCCTCGACAGGCCGCTTCACGAACGGTACCTCACGTACATGGAGGGACTCGTCCAGGGTGACCTCGGGTACAGCATCCACCGGGATCGGCCGGTCGCCGACCTCGTGGCCCAGCGACTCGGGCCGACGCTGTTGCTCGTGCTCTCGGCGTACGCCTTCGCCGTCGTGACCGCGATTCCGCTGGGGATCCTCGCGGCGAAACGACGGAACGAGGCAGCCGACCACGTCTCCCGGATCGTCGCACTGTTCGGCGTCAGCACCCCCTCGTTCTGGATCGGCATCATGCTCATCATCGTCTTCGCGATCCAGCTCGGGTGGTTGCCAGCTGCCGGGCTCGTCTATCCCTGGCTCGGCCCGGAAGGCTACGACTGGATCGACACCTGGCCCGAACTGCTCTACCAGACGGTCAGACACCTCCTGTTGCCCACGATCGCGCTGGGAACGCTCCAGATGGCGACGCTGATGCGCGTCGAACGCACCCAGATGGTCGACTCGCTGCACGCAGAGCACGTCAAACTCGCCCGTGCCTACGGCGTCCCCGAGCGGACGATCCTCCGAAAGCACGCGTTTCGACCGGCTCAGCTGCCGATCGTCACGATAGTCGGCCTCAACCTCTCGACGGCGCTCGGGGGCGCGGTGCTCATCGAGTACGTCTTCGACATTCCCGGACTCGGCCGGCTGTTCTTCGAGGCGATACAGGGACTCGACTACCAGCTCATCGTCGGCGTGACCATGATCATCGCGACGGTGTTCGTGATCGGCGTCGTCATTACGGACATCTCCTACGCGTACATCGACCCGCGAGTGACCTACGGGGAGCGTGAGTGA
- a CDS encoding ABC transporter substrate-binding protein, producing MHGTRFQPGRRRVLAASAGLSIAALAGCIGGTDEEDDPEVEDYQYDREEPDDEDAATGGSLTFLQSEERDDDYDPVHTFDSYSQQVVNLLFDSLYEWTDELELEPHIATDFPEEERDGERWLFEIRDDAEFHNGDPVTAEDCTVMFTQTIEEESQLITQYDMVEDVEHIDDHSFQVDLEHPFGPWEMMTMGVPAIPREHREDVGPDEFNEDPVGCGPFQWADYQPGEYVVVERWDDYWGEPMPYLEEIEFRHTPDDSSRISQILAGDVDVIEEIPSGAWDEVDEADDVRLHIGESPSYMYLAFNCNEGETTDPDVRRAVAHSFSLRDFVEDEMGVTADPLVSPIPEITDEGGGWEFPMDEWEESMPDYDPDEAEALLDEAGVPDDWQPIILAPEGGSREALAERIAVRLEEVGYGAHVNAVGFGTLAEQSRTGNADDYEMYLLGWTGGPDPDAYYYNLLHESGEELTQGHFYEGQGEFHDLIEDARTSTDQDERREMYVDITEEIIEYLPMLPTHTEHNTLAAGEHVRDLHVHPEVSTNPRFVSDYGNVWLDE from the coding sequence ATGCACGGGACGCGTTTCCAGCCCGGGCGGCGACGGGTGCTCGCCGCCAGTGCCGGGCTTTCGATCGCCGCCCTCGCAGGGTGTATCGGTGGGACAGACGAAGAAGACGACCCCGAAGTCGAAGACTACCAGTACGACCGGGAAGAGCCCGACGACGAGGACGCAGCGACGGGTGGGTCACTCACGTTCCTCCAGTCAGAGGAGCGAGACGACGACTACGACCCGGTCCACACCTTCGACTCCTACAGCCAGCAGGTCGTCAACCTGCTGTTCGACAGCCTCTACGAGTGGACCGACGAACTCGAGCTCGAGCCCCACATCGCGACGGACTTCCCGGAGGAAGAACGCGACGGCGAACGGTGGCTCTTCGAGATCAGAGACGACGCCGAGTTCCACAACGGCGACCCGGTGACTGCCGAGGACTGTACGGTGATGTTCACCCAGACGATCGAAGAGGAGTCACAGCTGATCACCCAGTACGACATGGTCGAGGACGTCGAGCACATCGACGACCACTCCTTCCAGGTCGACCTCGAGCATCCCTTCGGGCCGTGGGAGATGATGACGATGGGCGTCCCCGCGATTCCGCGAGAACACCGCGAGGACGTCGGTCCCGACGAGTTCAACGAGGATCCAGTCGGCTGTGGTCCCTTCCAGTGGGCGGACTACCAGCCCGGCGAGTACGTCGTCGTCGAGCGCTGGGACGACTACTGGGGCGAGCCGATGCCGTATCTCGAGGAGATCGAGTTCCGTCACACGCCGGACGACTCGAGTCGGATCTCCCAGATTCTCGCGGGCGACGTCGACGTGATCGAGGAGATTCCCTCTGGCGCGTGGGACGAAGTCGACGAGGCAGACGACGTGCGACTGCACATCGGCGAAAGTCCGTCGTACATGTACCTCGCGTTCAACTGCAACGAAGGGGAGACGACCGATCCGGACGTACGACGCGCGGTCGCTCACTCGTTCTCGCTCCGGGATTTCGTCGAAGACGAGATGGGCGTGACGGCCGATCCGCTGGTCAGCCCCATCCCGGAGATCACCGACGAGGGCGGCGGGTGGGAGTTTCCGATGGACGAATGGGAGGAATCGATGCCGGACTACGACCCCGACGAGGCCGAGGCCTTGCTCGACGAGGCTGGCGTTCCCGACGACTGGCAGCCGATCATTCTCGCGCCAGAAGGTGGCTCCCGCGAGGCGCTGGCCGAACGGATCGCGGTTCGCCTCGAGGAGGTCGGCTACGGCGCCCACGTCAACGCGGTCGGATTCGGGACGCTCGCCGAGCAGAGTCGGACGGGTAACGCCGACGATTACGAGATGTACCTGCTCGGCTGGACCGGCGGCCCCGACCCCGACGCCTACTACTACAACCTGCTTCACGAGAGCGGCGAGGAACTGACCCAGGGACACTTCTACGAGGGGCAAGGCGAGTTCCACGACCTGATCGAGGACGCGCGGACGAGCACAGATCAGGACGAACGTCGGGAGATGTACGTGGACATCACCGAGGAAATCATCGAGTATCTGCCGATGTTGCCGACCCACACCGAGCACAACACACTGGCTGCGGGCGAGCACGTCAGGGACCTGCACGTCCACCCGGAGGTGAGCACGAACCCCCGGTTCGTCTCCGACTACGGAAACGTCTGGCTCGACGAGTGA
- a CDS encoding PPC domain-containing DNA-binding protein, whose translation MNYRAVETTDEYVARLETGADWRAEIEALAAEVEAEAAWFTALGAVQDAELWFYDQDACEYYPIDLAEPLEVASCVGNVSLLDDDRFAHTHAVLSDPDGIAYAGHLNEATVWAGEVYMRVFEEPLERAYDETTELDLWL comes from the coding sequence ATGAATTACCGAGCCGTCGAAACGACGGACGAGTACGTCGCCCGCCTCGAGACGGGGGCCGACTGGCGGGCAGAGATCGAGGCACTCGCTGCCGAGGTCGAGGCGGAGGCGGCCTGGTTCACCGCGCTTGGGGCGGTCCAGGACGCCGAACTGTGGTTCTACGATCAGGACGCCTGTGAGTACTACCCGATCGACCTCGCGGAACCGCTCGAGGTCGCGAGTTGCGTCGGCAACGTTTCGCTGCTGGACGACGACCGTTTCGCACACACCCACGCCGTCCTCTCCGATCCGGACGGCATCGCCTACGCCGGCCACCTGAACGAGGCCACCGTCTGGGCCGGCGAGGTCTACATGCGCGTCTTCGAGGAACCACTCGAGCGCGCCTACGACGAGACGACCGAACTCGACCTCTGGCTCTAG
- a CDS encoding ABC transporter ATP-binding protein — translation MLRVENLQTQFPTESGTVRAVDGISFDVYEGEIVCLVGESGAGKSVASMSLLRLVDDPGEIVGGEIRYRGRTIVGFEEGPDGERRRREDVLSDAEMRREIRGNEIAVIFQDPMESLNPVYTVGGQLREFIELNRDLEGEAARREAIDMLREVGIPDPEQRYGEYPHQFSGGMRQRVLIAMALACEPSLIIADEPTTALDVTVEGQILDLVDDLQAKYGTSFLWVTHDMGVVAEVADRVNVMYLGEIVEQAPVDELFYETSHPYTEALLNSMPRPDRTVERLEPIEGTMPNAIDPPRGCRFHPRCPDARAVCREDNPEAREIDRVDGHPHRAACVKHDVFAADYGGSRPLEVEPQVTAGTPDGSGTGGSEVAGDSTGDEESPTVREDGGEETGVDLERERDGDDSWAEEAADESRPGDDERQWSLEDGGDDDG, via the coding sequence CTGTTGCGCGTCGAGAACCTGCAGACGCAGTTCCCCACCGAGAGCGGCACCGTCCGCGCGGTCGATGGCATCTCCTTCGACGTCTACGAGGGCGAGATCGTCTGTCTCGTCGGCGAGAGCGGGGCCGGCAAGAGCGTCGCCTCGATGAGTCTCCTTCGGCTGGTCGACGACCCCGGCGAGATCGTCGGCGGTGAGATCCGGTACAGGGGTCGGACGATCGTCGGGTTCGAGGAGGGTCCAGACGGCGAGCGCCGCCGACGCGAGGACGTGCTCTCCGACGCCGAGATGCGCCGGGAGATCCGGGGCAACGAGATCGCCGTCATCTTTCAGGACCCGATGGAGTCGCTCAATCCCGTCTACACCGTCGGCGGCCAGCTCCGGGAGTTTATCGAACTCAATCGCGACCTCGAGGGTGAGGCCGCCAGACGGGAAGCGATCGACATGCTCCGCGAGGTCGGGATCCCGGATCCCGAACAGCGCTACGGCGAATATCCCCACCAGTTCTCCGGCGGGATGCGCCAGCGGGTGTTGATCGCGATGGCGCTGGCCTGCGAGCCCAGCCTGATCATCGCCGACGAACCGACGACGGCGCTGGACGTCACCGTCGAGGGCCAGATCCTCGACCTCGTCGACGACCTCCAGGCGAAGTACGGGACGAGTTTCCTCTGGGTGACCCACGACATGGGCGTCGTCGCCGAGGTCGCAGACCGGGTGAACGTGATGTACCTGGGCGAGATCGTCGAACAGGCTCCGGTCGACGAACTGTTCTACGAAACGAGCCATCCCTACACCGAGGCGTTGCTGAACTCGATGCCCCGGCCGGACCGGACCGTCGAACGCCTCGAGCCGATCGAGGGGACGATGCCCAACGCGATCGATCCGCCGCGAGGTTGTCGGTTCCACCCGCGCTGTCCCGACGCACGGGCAGTCTGCAGGGAGGACAACCCGGAAGCGCGGGAGATCGACCGGGTCGACGGCCATCCACACCGGGCGGCCTGCGTCAAACACGACGTCTTCGCGGCCGACTACGGGGGGAGCCGGCCTCTCGAGGTCGAACCACAGGTGACCGCGGGGACGCCGGACGGAAGCGGGACCGGTGGTTCCGAAGTGGCCGGCGACAGCACAGGTGACGAGGAATCTCCGACCGTTCGGGAAGACGGCGGCGAAGAAACGGGCGTCGACCTCGAGCGAGAGCGAGACGGCGACGATTCGTGGGCAGAAGAAGCTGCTGACGAGTCGCGGCCAGGAGACGACGAACGCCAGTGGAGCCTCGAAGACGGAGGTGACGACGATGGCTGA
- a CDS encoding CBS domain-containing protein, protein MNVADAMTPREDVVTADLPGTRSDVLEYLQEQSFSSVPVVKPTDDGPEYRGLISREALIEQPDEDQLVMLMEDVPTTTRETPLPEVARTMVEEGARRVPVVDGEFEGIITVTDVVHAIATGDQETDDTVEPYASEDVNTTYEGAPLPVAERSLSYANVPYTIALDDEGEMSGVLTEVDIIEVARIVEGEESTGDNFPDQDSEWSWEGIKAVGSRYLPTRDIELPTGPVSEFMTEDVVTVTSRTSLQEAAQRQISNDVEQIPMVTGERLTGIVRDVDVLEALYE, encoded by the coding sequence ATGAACGTAGCCGACGCGATGACGCCACGGGAGGACGTGGTGACCGCCGACCTGCCGGGGACGCGCTCGGACGTCCTCGAGTACCTGCAAGAGCAGTCCTTTTCGTCGGTCCCGGTCGTCAAACCGACCGACGACGGGCCGGAGTACCGGGGCCTGATCTCTCGAGAGGCGCTGATCGAACAGCCCGACGAGGACCAGCTCGTGATGTTGATGGAGGACGTTCCGACGACGACCCGGGAGACGCCGCTCCCGGAGGTTGCACGGACGATGGTCGAGGAAGGGGCTCGACGCGTGCCGGTCGTCGACGGCGAATTCGAGGGAATCATCACCGTGACGGACGTCGTCCACGCCATCGCGACGGGCGATCAGGAGACCGACGATACCGTCGAGCCCTACGCCAGCGAGGACGTAAACACCACCTACGAGGGCGCACCGCTGCCCGTCGCCGAGCGAAGTCTCTCCTACGCGAACGTGCCCTACACGATCGCACTCGACGACGAGGGCGAGATGAGCGGCGTTCTCACCGAGGTCGACATCATCGAGGTCGCCCGGATCGTCGAGGGCGAGGAGTCCACCGGGGACAACTTCCCCGACCAGGACTCCGAGTGGTCCTGGGAGGGGATCAAGGCCGTCGGGAGCCGCTACCTGCCCACCCGCGACATCGAGCTCCCGACCGGGCCGGTCAGCGAGTTCATGACCGAGGACGTGGTGACGGTCACCTCACGGACGTCCCTGCAGGAGGCCGCCCAGCGCCAGATCAGCAACGACGTCGAACAGATCCCGATGGTCACGGGCGAACGCCTCACGGGCATCGTCCGGGACGTCGACGTACTCGAGGCACTCTATGAGTGA